A stretch of DNA from Halodesulfovibrio sp. MK-HDV:
TATTTGGTTTTTATTATGGGGAGTCCTCTGGGCCGTCTATTTCGTATTAGACGGTTATGATCTTGGACTCGGAACCATCTTCCCGTTCTTTGCTAAAAGCGAACGTGAAAAGCGTGTTCTGTATAATGCAGTGGCACCTTTCTGGGATGGTAACGAAGTATGGCTGATTGCCGCTGGTGGTATCACCTTCGCAGCATTCCCAAGAGCATACGCCATCATGTTCAGCGCACTTTATGCACCGCTTTTCATTATCCTGTTTGCACTCATCATGCGTGCTGCAAGTTTTGAGTTCCGTAGTAAAGTTGATTCCGACGGTTGGCGTAAGATGTGGGACGTATTCCAGTTCCTCGGTAACTTTGTACCGGCTCTGCTTTTCGGTGTAGCTTTTGCCAACATCTTCCAGGGCATTCCTTTCGATGCAGACGGCGTATACTACGGCAGCATTCTTAAACTGCTCAACGTTTACGGCATCATCGGTGGTCTCTTCTTTGTCATCAACTTTTCAATGCACGGCTCACTGTGGCTGTCCATGAAATCAGATGGCGAAATTCATGACCGCGCAATCGTTTATGCAAAAAGATTATGGCCGTTCACTGTAGCTCTGGCTGTTGCATTCCTCGCAGCTACCGGCTTCTACACTGATTTGTTCGTAAACTACCAGAAAAACGGTATGTTGCTTGTTGTTCCTGCAATCGGCGTAACTGCGCTGCTTATGGTTCGCATCTTCCTTGCCGGTGGTCGTAATCACCTCGCATGGATCAGCAACGCTATCTCCATCTTCTTTGTGATCATGTTCGGTATTATCGGCATGTTCCCGAAACTGCTGCCTTCCAGTCTTGATCCGGCAGCATCTGTAACAATATTCAACGGTGCATCCAGTACCCTCACCCTGCAAATCATGCTCGGCGTTGTGGCTGTGATTATCCCGCTTGTTCTTCTCTACCAACTCTGGGCTGTAAAACTGCTCATGCACGTTGTAGATGACGAAGTGCTTGATTCTGACGAATCCTACTAGCACTGAGTAAAACGCATTTAAAAAGGCTGCTCTTCGTATGAAGAGCAGCCTTTTTTTAGTTGGTGCTTTTGGGGATTGGGTGGGTGTTTTTGCCTCCGGCGGCTGGGCTGAAAACTTTGTAAAGTTTTCCCCCAGACCCGTTACACTCTCTTCGTCCGTAGAACTCGAAGACTCGTTAACGGACAAAGGCCTTTCAAACTTTTTATTTACGATGTCTTTCTTTTTTTAAGGTTACCTCACGGCTTATGGTTCCTTATCTTTCGTAATGTCTCGTCCTAGAATAAACTTACGCGTAATTGGGTTAACCAGATAGCAGTAGGTAATTAAAAAAGGGCTGTCCTATTTATGTAGGACAGCCCTTTTTTCACTATTCAAGTCAGTGGAATTAAGCCGCGTGAAAAATTTTTCAACGGGCTTTCTTCGCATAATAAAAGTTTTAGGAGATTCTTAAGAAACCCTTTTTCAAAAGGGTTCTTAAGCCGCCGGAGGCTCGTCGAAGACCCGTCGGAGACATCTCATTGAAAGGTACGAAACTTAGTTCTTACCACAACATTTTTTGTATTTTTTGCCAGAACCACAAGGGCAAGCGTCGTTACGGCCCACTTTTGGAGCTTCGCGACGGAAGGTGTCGTGGTTCTGAACCATACCTTCAACGTAGTACCAGTCGTCGCCTTCTTTACGGAAGAAGCTGTGCTCGTGCATTTCCTGTGGTACGCCGCCGAGTTTGTAGTTAGCAACAAACTCAACTTCGCCAGTAATATCGTTTTCGCCACCATCTTTGGTGCCGAGGATATCAAGACCTGTCCAAGAAATCTTTTCAGACCATTCTTTAATTTCTTCTACAGAAAGATCGCCACGCATATCTGGGTGAATAGAAGTACCGAGGTATTCGTAGCTACCAATTGCGTGTGCGGTGTAACGTGAGCGCATAAGTGCTTCCGCAGTAGGAGCGTGTGCTTTACCGGTAATGATAGGCTCACAACACGCAGAAAACTCAAGGTCGGAACCGCAAGAACATTTTGACATGACTTCTTCCTATATATCTATTTAAAATTTTTAGTATATTTGCATTTGTAATATTTAAAAAAACACGTCTGCAACAAGTAACCATGTATTCTGAAGTAAGATAACGCATGTGCAGAGTCGTCAGCTACAGTTTTCAAGATAGTTACAGCATGCTGCTGAGTGGGTACAACATTCAAAATAGTCTGGCAAGGTAACTATACTTAACTAGAATAATTAACATCTTATAATAGCATCTATACTTGATTACTGTGATATTTTCACGCAAGTACTCTTTAGAGCTTTTATATCCAAAGTATAAAGGCCAAACTATACGGCGCACCCAACCCCTTTAATCATTATGGGACGATTGCATCATGCCAGAAGAGGCTCGTTACCAAGAACGCCGGGCAATGCCACGTTACACCCACCCGTTTACTGCATCCATAGCTGAGTTTGTCTTCCCTATGTCCTGCCAGCCGTCTTTTAAGGCAGAATGTATAGACATAACCTCCAAGGGCGCGATGCTAGAGGTGGGCTCGATAATTCCAAAAGGAAGCGTACAGCAAGTAAGCATTGAGCTCCCCGGATTCGAGAAAAAACTCCTGAAGAACAATCTTCTTACGTGCAATATGCCGTATCAAATTCGCGTTGTCTCGCGAGTAATCTGGACAACTGTCAAAAATGACATCTCAATCATTGGTATTGAGTTTTTAAACATGAATAAAAGTGCAGAGCAGGCTCTTGGTCGATATTTAAAAGACAAGCGCACATAAACAGCCTCTCACCTGTTTATACAGTATGCGAGGAAAGCAGTCACACTACTAATAACACGCTGCTTACACAAATTGATATCAAATAAAGGCCATACAAAACTGTATGGCCTTTATCTTTTGTAACGTATGAATTTTCTAATGAATGATGCAAAATGACATCAATTTCTTGTTATTTTCAAAAAAATAACTCCATAAAGAAACTCCAGCAGTGCACAGCCCCCGTGCATTCCCAACAAATTCTGTTTTTCCGTATGTACAAACTTACGCAATGTCCATTGACACAAACAGGCTGTTTACGCATATTTGTAATGATTCAGCTACTTTGTTTATGCTTACTTCGTCCCTGCTGTGCAGGAATAACAAAGGACACAGTCATGGCAGAACCATCTCGTACTACTCGTAAAAAAACGGAAATGCAGTCTCTTCTTTCAGAATCGTTTAAGAAAAAAATTCAGCACGTTCCTATTCAGGAAGAAGTGCAGAACGATATTCAAAGAGTTATGCTGGCGCTTGGATACGCGATTGCGCTTACCCCGACAGGCAGCACTGCTTTTACGCTTCAAACACAGTACAAAGGGCTTGATGTTCGCGTTTGGGTTATGAATGAACATCAAAACGGATGCCCAAGTTCACTTCTGGAAACTGTCTGGGTTGGTTATTATACCCACGGTGACCAGCGTGAAATGGTGGAAGATTTCGAATACCCTCGCCTTATGGACTATCTGCAAGAAATTCATCCAGAAATATTCGATTAATAAAAAGCTGCATTCTACCACTGTAGAATGGGACAACTTCAGGTTACAAAATGATGGCGTCAATTTATCTAAGTTGACGCCATATTTTCCTGCGGCTATGCT
This window harbors:
- a CDS encoding PilZ domain-containing protein, whose amino-acid sequence is MPEEARYQERRAMPRYTHPFTASIAEFVFPMSCQPSFKAECIDITSKGAMLEVGSIIPKGSVQQVSIELPGFEKKLLKNNLLTCNMPYQIRVVSRVIWTTVKNDISIIGIEFLNMNKSAEQALGRYLKDKRT
- a CDS encoding YchJ family protein, which translates into the protein MSKCSCGSDLEFSACCEPIITGKAHAPTAEALMRSRYTAHAIGSYEYLGTSIHPDMRGDLSVEEIKEWSEKISWTGLDILGTKDGGENDITGEVEFVANYKLGGVPQEMHEHSFFRKEGDDWYYVEGMVQNHDTFRREAPKVGRNDACPCGSGKKYKKCCGKN
- the cydB gene encoding cytochrome d ubiquinol oxidase subunit II, producing the protein MTLELIWFLLWGVLWAVYFVLDGYDLGLGTIFPFFAKSEREKRVLYNAVAPFWDGNEVWLIAAGGITFAAFPRAYAIMFSALYAPLFIILFALIMRAASFEFRSKVDSDGWRKMWDVFQFLGNFVPALLFGVAFANIFQGIPFDADGVYYGSILKLLNVYGIIGGLFFVINFSMHGSLWLSMKSDGEIHDRAIVYAKRLWPFTVALAVAFLAATGFYTDLFVNYQKNGMLLVVPAIGVTALLMVRIFLAGGRNHLAWISNAISIFFVIMFGIIGMFPKLLPSSLDPAASVTIFNGASSTLTLQIMLGVVAVIIPLVLLYQLWAVKLLMHVVDDEVLDSDESY